One genomic segment of Streptomyces sp. RerS4 includes these proteins:
- a CDS encoding GMC oxidoreductase, whose product MATEQYDYVIVGSGTAGSVLANRLSADPDVSVLVLEAGGSRIPPEVDDPSSWYKLLGGPVDWGYTSVPQPGLGGRRTYEPRGKAPGGSSNLYIMMHIRGHASDFDNWAYQGAAGWAYEDVLPYFARLEGQEDVTAATTGTDGPQRITNAGLHGPNPVSRAFIDAAVELGHREIADFNTDGPRRGLFGTGWHHIDVADGRRQGVLAAYLEPALTRPNLTLRTGAQSTRLLFDGDTCTGVEYAQLRAPATLSDSDVPGRTVRDAHSGASTPGTHTVRARREVIVAAGAIESPKLLLLSGIGHPDALREHGIEVTAAVPGVGENFHNHVLAGLMAEVTQELPAPAQNLSESALFLSSRPGLPAPDLQIAFVHVPFDVIVGQDHPNTVSILPGVVRPVSRGWIRLASADPLAHPLIHPNYLGDRWDLERMVQGVKLAREIFATSAFSPWYKQELQPGPGTVSDEELRTWVRQKSESYHHQAGSCRMGIDDLSVVDPELRVHGVRNLRVVDASVMPAVPSGNCHTAIAMIAERAADFIGGPNRGA is encoded by the coding sequence GTGGCCACAGAGCAGTACGACTACGTCATCGTCGGCTCCGGCACCGCCGGCAGCGTCCTCGCCAACCGCCTCTCCGCGGACCCGGACGTCTCCGTCCTGGTCCTGGAGGCCGGCGGCTCGCGGATCCCGCCCGAGGTGGACGACCCGTCCTCCTGGTACAAGCTGCTCGGCGGACCCGTCGACTGGGGCTACACCAGCGTCCCGCAGCCGGGACTGGGCGGCCGGCGTACGTACGAACCGCGCGGCAAGGCCCCCGGCGGCAGCAGCAACCTCTACATCATGATGCACATCCGGGGCCACGCCTCGGACTTCGACAACTGGGCCTACCAGGGCGCGGCCGGCTGGGCGTACGAGGACGTGCTGCCGTACTTCGCCCGGCTGGAGGGCCAGGAGGACGTCACCGCCGCCACCACCGGCACCGACGGCCCCCAGCGGATCACCAACGCCGGCCTGCACGGCCCCAACCCGGTCTCCCGCGCCTTCATCGACGCGGCCGTGGAACTCGGCCACCGCGAGATCGCCGACTTCAACACCGACGGCCCCCGCCGCGGCCTCTTCGGCACCGGCTGGCACCACATCGACGTGGCCGACGGCCGCCGGCAGGGCGTGCTCGCCGCCTACCTGGAGCCCGCGCTCACCCGGCCCAACCTGACGCTGCGCACCGGCGCCCAGTCGACCCGGCTCCTCTTCGACGGGGACACCTGCACGGGCGTCGAGTACGCCCAGCTCCGGGCCCCCGCCACGCTTTCGGACAGCGACGTCCCGGGCCGGACCGTCCGCGACGCCCACAGCGGCGCCTCCACGCCGGGCACGCACACCGTACGGGCCCGCCGCGAGGTGATCGTGGCGGCCGGCGCGATCGAGTCCCCGAAGCTGCTGTTGCTGTCCGGCATCGGCCACCCGGACGCACTGCGCGAGCACGGCATCGAGGTCACCGCGGCCGTGCCCGGCGTCGGCGAGAACTTCCACAACCACGTGCTGGCCGGGCTGATGGCCGAGGTCACGCAGGAACTGCCGGCGCCCGCGCAGAACCTCTCCGAGAGCGCCCTGTTCCTGTCGTCGCGGCCCGGACTGCCCGCGCCGGACCTCCAGATCGCCTTCGTCCACGTCCCCTTCGACGTGATCGTCGGCCAGGACCACCCCAACACCGTCTCGATCCTGCCCGGTGTGGTCCGCCCCGTCTCCCGCGGCTGGATCCGCCTCGCGAGCGCCGACCCGCTGGCGCACCCGCTGATCCACCCCAACTACCTCGGGGACCGCTGGGACCTGGAGCGGATGGTGCAGGGCGTCAAGCTCGCGCGGGAGATCTTCGCGACCTCCGCCTTCTCGCCCTGGTACAAGCAGGAGCTCCAGCCCGGTCCCGGCACGGTGAGCGACGAGGAACTGCGCACCTGGGTCCGGCAGAAGTCGGAGAGCTACCACCACCAGGCCGGCTCCTGCCGGATGGGCATCGACGACCTCTCCGTCGTCGACCCCGAACTGCGGGTGCACGGCGTACGCAACCTGCGCGTCGTGGACGCGAGCGTGATGCCCGCCGTCCCGTCGGGCAACTGCCACACCGCCATCGCGATGATCGCCGAACGCGCGGCGGACTTCATCGGCGGTCCGAACAGGGGGGCCTGA
- a CDS encoding nuclear transport factor 2 family protein, translated as MDAREILTKYYEFANAGDWDGWCDLFADDQVMDEQLAGHIEGLETLRSMMKGMGTMYRVFRNEPVHFLVDGEKAAAVSHLTAVSASGEAIEAEVMNFFRIVDGKIAYMANHHDTVPFQVLSQG; from the coding sequence ATGGACGCACGAGAGATCCTCACGAAATATTACGAGTTCGCGAACGCCGGTGACTGGGACGGCTGGTGCGACCTGTTCGCCGACGACCAGGTCATGGACGAGCAGCTCGCCGGACACATCGAGGGCCTGGAGACCCTGCGCTCGATGATGAAGGGCATGGGGACCATGTACCGGGTCTTCCGCAACGAGCCCGTGCACTTCCTCGTCGACGGGGAGAAGGCCGCGGCCGTCTCCCACCTCACCGCCGTCAGCGCCTCCGGCGAGGCGATCGAGGCCGAGGTCATGAACTTCTTCCGGATCGTGGACGGGAAGATCGCATACATGGCGAACCACCACGACACCGTTCCCTTCCAGGTGCTGAGCCAGGGCTGA
- a CDS encoding nuclear transport factor 2 family protein — protein MTEVTPERVRAAYAALGSGDRARILEYYSEDLRWLVPGNHPLAGWYESLDAFLELMGQTHKLTGGTFRMDLEAILVGEDCSADVCRNVARRDGGGESPYERMDYPVFHYMRWRDGRVVEGRDGLFGDTASAFSRFWAPFAPDGTRRDR, from the coding sequence ATGACCGAAGTGACACCGGAGCGGGTCCGGGCGGCCTATGCCGCCCTCGGCTCCGGGGACCGGGCGCGCATCCTGGAGTACTACTCCGAGGACCTGCGCTGGCTGGTGCCGGGCAACCACCCGCTGGCCGGCTGGTACGAGAGCCTGGACGCCTTCCTGGAGCTGATGGGGCAGACCCACAAGCTCACGGGCGGCACCTTCCGGATGGACCTGGAGGCGATCCTCGTCGGCGAGGACTGCAGCGCGGACGTGTGCCGCAACGTGGCCCGGCGGGACGGCGGGGGCGAGTCCCCGTACGAGCGGATGGACTACCCGGTCTTCCACTACATGCGGTGGCGGGACGGCCGGGTCGTCGAGGGCCGCGACGGCCTCTTCGGCGACACCGCCTCCGCCTTCAGCCGGTTCTGGGCGCCCTTCGCGCCGGACGGAACCCGCAGGGACCGATAG
- a CDS encoding nuclear transport factor 2 family protein yields MPAERQLTEESIRRFAENWYVALDRHVEPDQVLAMITEDLEFKVPEDTFLGHEGFGRWYEAVTHRFFDEVHTVTKVEPVIEGDRAIVRVLVNWQAKIWDPPGARSQWLGFDADQTWTVVTGPDGPLIKQYTVNELAPMPGSGSL; encoded by the coding sequence ATGCCCGCCGAGCGGCAGTTGACCGAGGAATCGATCCGCAGGTTCGCCGAGAACTGGTACGTGGCCCTGGACCGGCACGTGGAGCCCGACCAGGTGCTCGCCATGATCACCGAGGACCTGGAGTTCAAGGTCCCCGAGGACACCTTCCTCGGCCACGAGGGCTTCGGCCGCTGGTACGAGGCCGTCACCCACCGGTTCTTCGACGAGGTGCACACGGTCACCAAGGTCGAGCCCGTCATCGAGGGCGACCGGGCGATCGTCCGGGTCCTCGTCAACTGGCAGGCCAAGATCTGGGACCCGCCGGGCGCGCGCAGCCAGTGGCTGGGCTTCGACGCCGACCAGACCTGGACCGTCGTCACCGGCCCGGACGGGCCCCTGATCAAGCAGTACACCGTCAACGAACTGGCCCCGATGCCCGGTTCCGGCTCGCTCTGA
- a CDS encoding thiamine pyrophosphate-binding protein, protein MNAEATPGRERLIEQFKADGLNVMFGNPGTVEQGFLDAVDAAADFSYVLALQETVAAGIADGYARATGGAALLQLHSGVGLGNGIGMLYQSLRGHTPLVVVAGDAGVRYDAMDAQMACDLVALAKPVTKYATRVTDPRSVLRTVRRAVKIALTPPRGPVFVALPMDVLDEPNSEPVLPTAVPLTDVAPSAASVGRAADLLADAERPVVLVGDGVALSGAQVELVAVAELLGADVYEVDSSEVNIAASHPLRRGQTGHMFGPHSGELVGGADGVLIVGTYVFPEVFPELESPFRPGARVVHIDLNAYEIAKNHPVDLGLAADPRQALRALAGVLERRMTPARRAAAAARLDVRTRERAREELSRERDDTPMAVFLRTLAERTAGDLIVFDEALTTSPLVTRYLPAERPGDYHLTRGGSLGIGFPGAVGAKLAHPDRLVVGFAGDGGSMYTYQALWTAVRHGIDAKFVVCNNRKYRLLDDNIAQYWREREIPEHGFPGSFDLSHPEIDFAGLARALGADGTRVEKPDEAVAAVGRMLDHPGPFLVDIQI, encoded by the coding sequence ATGAACGCCGAAGCCACTCCCGGCCGGGAAAGGCTGATCGAGCAGTTCAAGGCCGACGGCCTGAATGTCATGTTCGGAAATCCGGGAACGGTCGAGCAGGGATTCCTCGACGCGGTGGACGCGGCGGCGGACTTCTCCTACGTCCTCGCCCTCCAGGAAACCGTCGCCGCCGGCATCGCCGACGGCTACGCCCGCGCCACCGGCGGTGCGGCCCTGCTCCAGCTGCACTCCGGCGTGGGGCTCGGCAACGGCATCGGCATGCTGTACCAGTCGCTGCGCGGCCACACCCCGCTCGTCGTGGTCGCCGGCGACGCCGGCGTCCGCTACGACGCCATGGACGCGCAGATGGCCTGCGACCTGGTCGCCCTGGCCAAGCCGGTCACCAAGTACGCGACCCGGGTCACCGACCCGCGGTCCGTCCTGCGCACCGTCCGGCGGGCCGTGAAGATCGCCCTGACGCCGCCGCGCGGCCCGGTGTTCGTGGCGCTGCCCATGGACGTGCTGGACGAGCCGAACTCCGAGCCCGTCCTGCCCACCGCGGTCCCGCTCACGGACGTGGCCCCGTCGGCGGCGTCGGTGGGGCGGGCCGCCGACCTGCTCGCCGACGCCGAACGGCCCGTCGTGCTCGTCGGGGACGGGGTCGCGCTCTCCGGGGCGCAGGTCGAACTGGTCGCCGTCGCCGAGCTGTTGGGGGCGGACGTCTACGAGGTCGACTCCTCCGAGGTCAACATCGCGGCCTCGCACCCGCTGCGCCGCGGCCAGACCGGCCACATGTTCGGCCCGCACAGCGGGGAACTCGTCGGCGGGGCCGACGGGGTGCTGATCGTCGGCACCTACGTCTTCCCCGAGGTGTTCCCCGAACTGGAGAGCCCCTTCCGGCCGGGCGCCCGGGTCGTGCACATCGACCTCAACGCCTACGAGATCGCCAAGAACCACCCCGTCGACCTCGGCCTCGCCGCCGATCCGCGCCAGGCGCTGCGCGCACTGGCCGGCGTACTGGAGCGGCGGATGACCCCGGCCCGGCGGGCGGCGGCCGCGGCACGGCTCGACGTACGCACCCGGGAACGGGCCCGCGAGGAGCTGTCGCGGGAGCGGGACGACACGCCGATGGCCGTCTTCCTGCGGACGCTGGCCGAACGCACCGCCGGGGACCTGATCGTCTTCGACGAGGCGCTCACCACCTCGCCGCTCGTCACCCGGTACCTGCCGGCGGAGCGACCGGGCGACTACCACCTCACCCGGGGCGGCTCGCTCGGGATCGGTTTCCCCGGGGCGGTCGGCGCCAAGCTGGCCCACCCGGACCGGCTCGTCGTCGGCTTCGCGGGCGACGGCGGGTCCATGTACACCTACCAGGCGCTGTGGACGGCGGTCCGGCACGGGATCGACGCCAAGTTCGTGGTCTGCAACAACCGCAAGTACCGGCTGCTGGACGACAACATCGCCCAGTACTGGCGGGAGCGGGAGATCCCGGAGCACGGCTTCCCGGGCTCCTTCGACCTCTCCCACCCGGAGATCGACTTCGCCGGGCTGGCCCGTGCGCTGGGCGCCGACGGGACGCGGGTGGAGAAGCCGGACGAGGCGGTCGCGGCGGTGGGCCGGATGCTGGACCACCCCGGCCCGTTCCTCGTCGACATCCAGATCTGA
- a CDS encoding type 1 glutamine amidotransferase domain-containing protein, producing the protein MSRKILVIVSEHGYWAEELIGPVSKFDERGYETVFATPTGKRAHALPPSLDANFVDPPLGRSVTTEENARLGREFERSSRLDTPLDIEAWVPERPYTSDEGYLRKLEQWNRDLDRLDADIADYDAILVVGGSGPIVDLANNERVHALILAFRRAGKVVAAECYGVACLAFARDWGDRKSIIWGKHVTGHCKEYDYKDGTGFLGTDFNMGPPPYPLEYILRDATGPLGAYHGNFGKPVSVIVDYPFVTGRSTPDSYLTGQKIVEVLEDGLTRYGW; encoded by the coding sequence GTGAGCAGAAAGATTCTGGTCATTGTCTCCGAACACGGTTACTGGGCCGAGGAACTGATCGGTCCCGTTTCGAAGTTCGATGAGCGGGGCTACGAGACCGTATTCGCGACGCCGACCGGAAAGCGTGCCCACGCACTTCCGCCGAGCCTCGACGCGAACTTCGTCGACCCCCCGCTGGGCCGTTCGGTCACCACCGAGGAGAACGCCCGACTGGGCCGCGAGTTCGAGCGGTCCAGCCGGCTCGACACGCCCCTCGACATCGAGGCGTGGGTGCCCGAGCGCCCGTACACCAGCGACGAGGGCTACCTGCGCAAGCTGGAGCAGTGGAACCGCGACCTGGACCGCCTCGACGCGGACATCGCCGATTACGACGCGATCCTCGTCGTCGGTGGCAGCGGCCCCATCGTCGACCTCGCCAACAACGAGCGCGTGCACGCCCTGATCCTGGCCTTCCGCAGGGCGGGCAAGGTCGTGGCGGCCGAGTGCTACGGCGTGGCCTGCCTGGCCTTCGCCCGTGACTGGGGCGACCGCAAGAGCATCATCTGGGGCAAGCACGTGACCGGCCACTGCAAGGAGTACGACTACAAGGACGGCACCGGATTCCTCGGTACCGACTTCAACATGGGCCCGCCGCCGTACCCGCTGGAGTACATCCTGCGCGATGCGACCGGCCCGCTCGGCGCCTATCACGGCAATTTCGGAAAGCCGGTCTCCGTGATCGTCGACTACCCGTTCGTCACCGGACGTTCGACCCCCGACTCGTACCTCACGGGGCAGAAGATCGTGGAAGTCCTGGAGGACGGTCTCACCCGCTACGGCTGGTAA
- a CDS encoding UBP-type zinc finger domain-containing protein gives MTKDLLCTHTDRIRPVKPGTEGCEECLASGDTWVHLRMCLSCGHVGCCDSSKNRHATRHYKATAHPIAASHEPGEDWAWCYADQLMLEPA, from the coding sequence ATGACGAAGGACCTGTTGTGCACACACACCGACCGGATACGTCCGGTGAAACCCGGTACCGAGGGGTGCGAGGAGTGCCTCGCCTCCGGTGACACCTGGGTGCACCTGCGGATGTGCCTGAGCTGTGGTCATGTCGGATGCTGCGACTCGTCGAAGAACCGTCACGCCACACGGCACTACAAGGCGACCGCCCATCCCATCGCGGCCTCGCACGAGCCCGGTGAGGACTGGGCCTGGTGCTACGCCGACCAGCTGATGCTGGAACCCGCGTGA